The following DNA comes from Capsicum annuum cultivar UCD-10X-F1 chromosome 7, UCD10Xv1.1, whole genome shotgun sequence.
TCtaagaaagaaataagaattttGGAATATGTACAATAAGGAATCAAATGAAAAGCTTCTTTTTCTAGTGAAAACAGTTTTGGAATATATGGTGGTctctttttcttgttattttctgTCCATCCAAAGTCACCGGTGAATTAATTAATATGTTATCGAAAAAATAATGCTTTCCTTCATATTTACTTGTtcttgtattaaaaataaaaaagccaAACACATACATGACCACATATTTAATACgtgacatattttttttcatgtctGACGATTAACTACACGTGTTTCATTTGTGAAATGAGTTCCGACTTGTTGTGTTTGATAGAAatgaaattatatttaatattgtgtTAATTGAAACAAGATCAAATTAAATGTTTAAATGAAATTTTTGGACAAATTTAGGGGAACCTATATGTGTTTGGCCAATAAAAATTGAACATTGGGAGTACATTACAAGTCACAACCAAAGCTAGAAAGTATGAAAGTAAGTTATGGCCCTTGTGGGGTTCTGAAGTGATGTTTTGGTATTACGTTGATGATGATGGGGTATATATATGGTGTAACAATTCTCTTGCAATGTTGATGAGGgaatgtttttccttttttccaaaattctgaTGAGTTGGGTTAATTTGGGTGCACTTTTACTATTGAACTTGAGTGTTTATATATCTTTAATGAGCAGGAACATTGATTAGTTTTGCACGTCAAAACTTAAGTAGATgaaaaaaaagtgatatttttgtctctagatttcatgattttaattagttttattGACGGCTAGATAATATCTTAACATTCAGATGGACAATTGAGCTTATTATGGACTCATATAACATTGgaattgaaacttaaaaaaaaaaaaaaaaaaattaaaaaaaaaattgtgaatatAAATCTTTATATTAAACTTTTTCGGTGCTAGCTTGCTCATATTATCTATCTCAAGTCCGAATGAAGGAGCATGGTCGCGACATGTCAACGGTCAATAAaaaactactccctccgtccaaAATTACTCgtttcaaattgagatgacacattgattaggaaaaataattaatgacatgactagtttaccataatacccctattaaatgatgtttacaatttaatttgaagataaagtaattaatgcaaagggtaaaacatgaaaaaaaaaaaaattatctctctttgattaatgaaaaaagacaagtaaaatgagaaatcaaattatgaAATTTGGGACGGGGGGAGTATCAATTTGTGATGAATCCTTAGTTGTTGAGACTGAGAcgtagagcccgtttggatatgCTGAAAAAAAAAACGACTGAAAAAAAGTAATTTTGAAAGTGcttaacttattttaaaaataagcatttaagtgtttggataaaagtgctgaaacttaaaaaaaagttattaatgtgtttggtaaataatgcttttaagcattttttttttgttaaaatgacTGAAATACTCTTATAattgttaataatatatagagttgattattattaatttttattgctaaaatgattcaaattaaaataaatatatattttaatatatatatatatatatatatatattaaaaaaatattttcatgaatgactattaatttgtgcgctaaaaatatttttttaaagagtttaaagtattgaatgtttgtgtttgaaaaatataattatatNNNNNNNNNNNNNNNNNNNNNNNNNNNNNNNNNNNNNNNNNNNNNNNNNNNNNNNNNNNNNNNNNNNNNNNNNNNNNNNNNNNNNNNNNNNNNNNNNNNNgttgattattattaatttttattgctaaaatgattcaaattaaaataaatatatattttaatatatatatatatatatatatatatattaaaaaaatattttcatgaatgactattaatttgtgcgctaaaaatatttttttaaagagtttaaagtattgaatgtttgtgtttgaaaaatataattatatattaaaagattatttatttcttcatggtTACATTAAGATTTCGTatcattaagttttttttttttattcaaagcGAGGCTAATCGgcctatttatttatttgaaagacAAAATAAGATTGTTGATTAAGAGTAAAATTGGAATAACATATAATTGTAAGGGATAAAATAGTAATTTACATAGTcaacttaaaatttcaaaaaaataagcaCCTACTTGGCTGCTTCTTGATTTTggctttaaaaaaaatcaaaatcaacttattttaagCAACTTAGAACTTTATCAAACACCATTATAAGTAATAAAGTGCTATAAGTTGTTTTGACTAACTTATAAGCACACCCAAATACCCTcgtaattattattaaaaattcaaacttttgcGCGTGAACTCAAGTACATTATACTTGAGTTATTGAATAATTTGCTAAagttaaataaattatgaaattatcataTAAGTATCggagatatcaaaattttatgacaTAAGTATGTTGACAATTAGCATTCTCTTTCTAGCACTTGTCTTCATTCTTGAAATTATCTATTTCTATAAGTAAATAAGTTCTGACTATATTATAAttgttttttgttatttcaatttcaaCATTCATCGTGATAaaggtcaaaaaaaaaaaaaaattaaaaggactacTTACATCTTATATTTAAgactataaaattaaaaaaataaattaaacactaAGATTAACAAATTAAAACACTTAAAATGGAGCGAATGAAATTCAATTTTTGACTTTAGGTTTTTAGTGTAACGTACAAGCAAGATTTTTaactttagaaataaaaaaataattaaattaaattctagaACCCCACCCCCAACCACCCCACACCCAATCACCACCATCATCCCCCAAATTTGATGGAAGCAACGCGTATAGTTGAAATAATTGACAGTTTATTTACAGAATCACGCGTTTCAACATTCCTAAACTACAATAAATaagagtaataaaaaaattaaaagcaaaTCACCAAACAAACGCGTATTTCCCTTTCAATACTATTACCCTCTCCGTTTCATTTTACGTGTTAATTCTCTTTAATCTGCTTTAAAATGAATATCATCTTAatacaatttaaatttataaaataatttataatcacaCAAATAAATTTCTACTACAAGATTCAACattcatttcttttttcttactCAAATATATTAAGAGTCAAAGTGATCACATAAAATAAGATGGAGtgagtatttatttatttatttatttatttgttaacaTTTTCATTTAAAACCCCCCATCAAGACTCCATTTCATTTTTCTGTTCCATTGAAATCcaaagaactaaaaaaaaatgtTGACAATTAGCATTCTCTTTCTAGCACTTGTCTTCCTACTTGGTTTAATCACAACCCTTTTCAATTTTCCCTCAAAAAAACTCAAATCATGGATCTTTTCCCTCCAAACTTCAACCAAGAAAGATACAATCTTGGTTGAGAAAAAGAGCATGAAAACTAGTAATAGTTGCACAAATAGCCATATTAACAAGGTTGAGTTAAAGGGTATTTTTGCAACATTTGACAAGAACAATGATGGATACATAACACATGAAGAACTCAAACAATCACTCAAGAATATTGGTATATTCATGGAAGATAAAGATATTGTTGAAATGGTTGAGAAAGTTGATACTAACAAAGATGGTTTGATTGATCTTGATGAGTTTTATGAGTTATGTCATACTTTCTTGGGAATTAAGAAAGTTGTTAGTGAAGATCAAGAAGATCAAGAAAAGGAAGAGGAGGGAAATCTGAAAGATGCATTTGATgtgtttgattatgataaagaTGGATTGATATCTGAAGAAGAATTGAGTAAAGTGTTATCATCTTTGGGGTTGAAACAAGGGAAGAGATTGGATGATTGTAAAGAAATGATTAGGAATGTTGATGTTGATGGTGATGGTATGGTGAATTTTGATGAGTTCAAGAAGATGATGAGAGGTGGTGGAAGGCTTATTCcaatttcttgataaaattaTTGGTATTaaacttttttcaaatttttatttgtttcaagAAAACCAATTGATGAATCTATAGTCTCTACTACTGCTAGTACTAGTCTTCAGGGATCAAGATTTGTACAGATAGGAACAAGAATTTGCATGAGTGGTTGTATAGTAAGCTAAGTCACTTTTCTTAGTTTTTCTTATGTAACTAGAGCCTCAGGAGGTGAGGTCATAGGTTCAAATCGTAGAAAGAGCCTTTTGCAGAAATGCTGGGTAAGGTTACCTACAATAGGTTCTTGTTTGTCCGGCACTTCCTCAGAATCCGTGTGTAGTGGGAGATTGAGTGCATCAGACTCAGACTGCGATTTTACCTTGGAATTGCTTCTATGAGCAAATGGATCTTAGGTCTAGTTAAATCAActaagatttttattttcttcttaaccACTTGGATTAGAGAAAATCAAAGCACATGAAGGGGAGCAAGCATGACAACTTTGTCTCTGTATTCTAGTATATTTGATCTTTAATGTGTTTGTTTCAGGGCAGACCAGTTCATGTTTGTACTGACATCATATGTTTGTTTATTAGTAATTGACTTGTTTCTTTATGTTACTTGTTAATTGATGTTCAGGTTTTCCAAATTTTCAAGTAAGATCTCCATtagaaaattcataatctagAACTTGAGATCTGCAAGTTTCATATGTACTGTAACTGCAGAATGGACAAGAGCCAATATTTTGGTATGGCTCTTAATTTGTTACTTTATTATAAGTTTTGGCATTAAATTCTTATGTCACATAATTTGGATTAAAAAACATACTGGTTTTGAATCTAGCTTTCAAATCTTTGACAGCATATACAAAGGAGGGGAAATTACATAAATATCGACAATTTGAGGCATAATTACCAGACATAGCTATAGTTTGGATAGTTCTCGATCGTAGCAAGAGTTTCTGAAACTCGCTTTGTATCAATGATATAGCAATTACCATTGTATCAGTGATACAATAATAACAACGAATACAGAGTGAATATTGTATCATCAATACATAACGAATTTAAGATAATAATGTATCACCAATATAAGGCGAATTTCAAAAACTATTgttatgtttgataattttttaaactcTCACTATCTTTGGCAAATATAAGGTTGTCTGGTTAAGGTAATTATACATAGAACTCCACTAATCGTGGCAACCTGATTTCACTGAGCTAATGGGTTGACCAAGGGAGAATCGTTCAATCAACTCTAGTCCGAGCTTCGAGTGAAAATCTcaatcttgaaattgaaaaaggtCAATGAACTCTATTTTGAGCTTCTAgtgaaaaaaaatctcaattttacattATAAAAGATTCAAGAACTTTACTCTTTTAATTTTAGCTTCGAGATGATTTTGACACAACAGTTTGTGTTATTTCTAGTCTAGTAGCACTCACCTGAGACTTGATAAAGGTAGAAGACTTGGGGCTTTCGGGCTCTAGGTgataaaaagagttttaaaacgAGTTGTGGGTGACACAAATCTTAATAactgagtggaggtgacaattattttattaagaattaagaaagtaagaaaagtttaaaaataacccacaagttttttaatttacgcTTTAATccaatataaaacctaatataactagaaattgaGGGAAAAAAAGGcgcgtttctctctcttcgcatttattgttgttttctctctcttcgtgattttgttgttcattgttgttgatttattcatcatcatcttcttcttcttcattatcatcatcttgttcttcattatcatctcttgttgttcatcatcatcttcttgttgttgaacattgttgttactactattgctacttgatcaaatttttttaggtcaaattttattcgtatattacttgggaattacttataggtgattttagtaagtaaaattataatttttagttgaatttctcatctgtgTGTATCTGTTACTGttgcacagatgagtaatctgttgcaacaactaatctattgcaacagattactcatctgttggattcgtattatagtgttgtaacatgaatccagcatatgggtcatttgttgcaacagattagtcatatgttgcaacagattactcacttgttgcaacaaatgactcatgcGTTGAATTCatattgcaggttctatccattgtagcagtagcagatataccaaataaaaaattcaacaaaaatcataattatacttacaaaatcacctatgaagtaatgtccaagtgatatacgaacaaaatttgacctaaaaaatttttaaaaattccaaCAAGAGTaaaacgaataagtaaaacacatgaaaaattttatgaaacaggtaaagaagacaaaaatagtatatcatacatcaaatgcaaaaggatcaatgGGACAtgcgtttgagttctcctaaaaacatttaagttccctagtattttaattgttttctaatgGATGACCCATTTATTAtgacagattttctatctgtttgataattttcaacagatggatcatctgttgcaatatgtgagtcatctgttgattcaaattaagcaattattagtaataactaaattgatttagctaaaattaaatacaagtctttaagacaatgagacaaacatttgagttctcctaaaaatgtttgaattCCTtagtcttttaattatttttcaacagatcatctatttgttgcaacaagttagtcatctgttgcaataaatgcttataacagattagtcatttgttgattcaaattaagcaattattaataataattaaattgatttaactaaaattgaagacaagaccttagacaagggggaaaacgtttgagttctcctaaaaaatatttgagttttagtactttaaattgcttttcaacacatattttgtctatttagtaattttcaacagatgagtcatatgttgcaacaacttagtcatctgttgcaacagatgtctatatctctttgataattttcaatagatgaattagttgttgcNNNNNNNNNNNNNNNNNNNNNNNNNNNNNNNNNNNNNNNNNNNNNNNNNNNNNNNNNNNNNNNNNNNNNNNNNNNNNNNNNNNNNNNNNNNNNNNNNNNNtaataattaaattgatttaactaaaattgaagacaagaccttagacaagggggaaaacgtttgagttctcctaaaaaatatttgagttttagtactttaaattgcttttcaacacatattttgtctatttagtaattttcaacagatgagtcatatgttgcaacaacttagtcatctgttgcaacagatgtctatatctatttgataattttcagtagatgaattagttattgcaacaagtgagtcatttgttgcaatagatgtctatatctgtttggttattttcaacagatgtttttatttgtttggtcattttcaacagattactcatctgttgtaacatgatagtcatctattgattcacattaagtcattattagtaataactaaattgattactaaaataaaatatgaattaataagttcaattacagtttcaactAATcttatggtaattacatgatcaactaagtatgttcgtcctgagtggaatgatcaattgaccaattttatttgaaatgattcaaactaagtcatcattagaaataatcatattgatttaactaaaattaaagatgaattagtaagttcaattatgatttcaattaatctgaTAGtgattacatgatcaattaagtgtttcgtactgagtagaatgattaattgatcaattttatgtgaaataattcaaattaaaccattattagaaataactatattgatttaactaaaattaaagatgaattagtaagctcaattacgatttcaattaatcttagtaattacatgatcaattaagtgtttcatccttagtagaataattaattgaccaattttattttaaatgattcaaattaagacattattagtaataactatattgatttaactaaaattaaacatgaattaatgagttcacttccaattttaattaaattcatcgtaattacatgattagctaagtgtattcgtcccgagtagagtgatcaatcgaccaattttattttaaataattcaaattaagtcattattagtaataactaaattgatttaactaaaatcaaagataaatttacaatttcaattaatctcatagtaatcaAATGATCAACTGAGTGTATTCGTCATGAGTAGAgtggtcaattttatttgaaatgaatcaaattaagtcattattcgtaataattaaattgatataactaaaattaaagatgaattgataagttcacttacactttcaattaatctcataataattatatgatcaactatgtgtattcgtctcgaggagagtgatcaatcgaccaattttatttgaaatgattcaaattaagtcattattagtaataactaaattgattttgactaaattaaagatgaattgataattccacttacaatttcaattaatgtgttcgtccttaatagaatgatcaattgataaattttatttaaaatgattcaaattaagcaattattagtaataactaaattgatttaactaaaattaaagacaagaccttagacaaggggacaaacatttgagttctcttaaaaacatttgagctttagtattttaaattattttccaacatatatcctatatgtttgataattttcaacagatgagtcatttgttacaacaacttagtcatctgttgcaacagatgtctatatttgtttgataatttttaataaatgagttatttattacaacaggttagtcatctgttgcaacatatgtctatatttttttggttatttccaacagatgtctttatctgtttagtcattttcaacagattactcatcttttgcaatatgttagtcatctattgattcatattaagtcattatattagtaataactaaatttatttaactagaattaaacatgaattaataagctcaattacagtttcaattaatctcatggtaattacactgTCAAcaaagtgtgttcgtcctgaatagagtgatcaattgaccgattttatttgaaatgattaaaaccaaaccataattagaaataactgtactaatttaactaaaattaaaaatgaactagcaagttgacttacaatttcaattaattttatagtaattacatgatcaactaagtgtttcgtcttacgtagaatgatcaattgttcaattttatttgaaataattaaaatcaagcaattattagtgataattaaattactttaactaaaattaaatatgaattgata
Coding sequences within:
- the LOC107856505 gene encoding calmodulin-like protein 7, encoding MLTISILFLALVFLLGLITTLFNFPSKKLKSWIFSLQTSTKKDTILVEKKSMKTSNSCTNSHINKVELKGIFATFDKNNDGYITHEELKQSLKNIGIFMEDKDIVEMVEKVDTNKDGLIDLDEFYELCHTFLGIKKVVSEDQEDQEKEEEGNLKDAFDVFDYDKDGLISEEELSKVLSSLGLKQGKRLDDCKEMIRNVDVDGDGMVNFDEFKKMMRGGGRLIPIS